In Geobacillus kaustophilus, a genomic segment contains:
- a CDS encoding TRAP transporter substrate-binding protein, which yields MGLLFLGACGSSTTQGNNTNNQGIQERVIKAGIGLNEDHPQGQGLLKFKEIVEQKSGGKLKVQTYFSATLGDDLKMTEALQGGTQEITIPSTSPLVGMIKEFGILDFPFLFNTAEEADAILDGSIGQKLLEKLPEHGLIGLGYWENGFRHVTNSKHAIKTAEDFEGLKLRTMQNEVHIDAFKALGANPTPMAFSEVFTALESKTIDGQENPLATIKSNKFYEVQKHLSLTKHVYTPFVFLVSKKFWDTLSPEEQKILQDAAVEAGKYQRQLSREEDQKALEDLKKTGVKINEVSDEEREKMAEIIKPVVEKYAKEFSEDLVNELYSELDKIRQQ from the coding sequence ATGGGATTGCTTTTTCTAGGCGCTTGCGGCTCTAGTACCACTCAAGGCAACAACACAAACAACCAAGGAATTCAGGAAAGGGTTATTAAGGCGGGGATCGGATTGAATGAAGATCACCCCCAAGGGCAAGGATTGCTTAAATTCAAAGAAATCGTTGAGCAAAAAAGCGGCGGCAAGCTGAAAGTTCAAACGTATTTCAGCGCTACTTTAGGCGACGATTTAAAGATGACGGAGGCGCTTCAAGGCGGCACGCAAGAAATCACGATCCCGTCTACTTCGCCGTTGGTCGGGATGATTAAGGAGTTTGGCATTCTCGATTTTCCGTTTCTCTTTAATACGGCTGAAGAAGCCGACGCCATTTTGGATGGATCGATAGGCCAAAAACTGCTAGAAAAGCTGCCGGAACATGGCCTGATTGGGCTTGGCTATTGGGAAAACGGATTCCGACATGTGACGAATAGCAAACATGCAATCAAGACGGCTGAGGACTTCGAAGGGTTGAAGTTAAGAACGATGCAAAACGAAGTGCATATCGATGCCTTTAAAGCACTCGGCGCGAATCCGACGCCAATGGCGTTTTCGGAAGTGTTTACTGCACTTGAAAGCAAAACCATTGACGGCCAAGAAAACCCACTGGCAACGATTAAGTCCAATAAGTTTTATGAAGTGCAAAAACATTTAAGTTTGACGAAACACGTATATACTCCGTTTGTATTTCTCGTCAGCAAGAAGTTCTGGGATACTTTATCGCCTGAGGAGCAGAAGATTTTGCAAGATGCGGCTGTTGAAGCCGGAAAATATCAACGGCAGCTTAGCCGCGAAGAGGATCAAAAAGCATTAGAAGACTTGAAGAAGACGGGCGTTAAAATTAATGAGGTAAGCGATGAAGAGCGCGAAAAAATGGCTGAAATCATTAAACCTGTAGTGGAGAAATATGCCAAAGAGTTTAGCGAGGATCTCGTCAACGAGCTGTACAGCGAATTGGATAAAATCCGTCAGCAATAA
- a CDS encoding fumarylacetoacetate hydrolase family protein has translation MRIIRYLENSRVVLAAVTDENAVYPLPFNDFMDVVREAKNKQLSTLSYIQALISGGKGIEKEIAELNLLVPIVAPEVWASGVTYEKSREARNYETSEKTAGQETCYDRVYNAERPEIFFKSTAARTIGPNDPIYLRSDSNWQIPEPELGLVITREGEIVGYTIGNDMSCRDIEGENPLYLPQAKIWKNSCAIGPAIRLSETVENPYNLQIICRIYRNNQLVVEESANTRQLKRRYDELVSFLVRDNEVFDGTVLLTGTCIVPPDHFTLQDQDRIEIEIPEIGVLSNPVKSSAHQTITNK, from the coding sequence ATGAGAATTATCCGTTATTTAGAAAATTCACGCGTTGTATTGGCGGCGGTTACTGATGAGAATGCAGTGTATCCGCTTCCGTTTAACGATTTTATGGATGTTGTCCGCGAGGCAAAAAATAAACAGCTGTCTACTTTAAGCTATATTCAGGCTTTAATTAGCGGGGGAAAGGGAATCGAAAAAGAGATTGCTGAATTGAATCTACTCGTCCCAATTGTCGCCCCTGAGGTATGGGCTTCAGGGGTAACATATGAAAAAAGCCGTGAGGCAAGAAATTATGAAACTTCCGAAAAAACAGCCGGCCAGGAAACGTGCTACGATCGGGTATACAATGCGGAAAGACCGGAAATCTTTTTTAAATCAACCGCTGCACGTACGATCGGCCCTAACGATCCCATTTATTTGCGCAGTGATTCGAACTGGCAAATTCCTGAGCCTGAGTTAGGGCTGGTCATTACAAGAGAAGGCGAAATCGTCGGATATACGATCGGCAATGATATGAGCTGCAGGGATATCGAAGGAGAAAACCCATTATACTTGCCGCAAGCGAAAATATGGAAAAATTCATGTGCTATCGGGCCGGCCATTCGGCTGTCAGAAACGGTGGAAAATCCGTACAATCTTCAAATCATTTGTCGCATTTATCGCAATAACCAACTCGTAGTCGAAGAAAGCGCCAATACAAGACAATTGAAAAGAAGATATGATGAATTAGTATCTTTCCTAGTTCGCGACAATGAGGTGTTTGACGGCACGGTATTATTAACGGGAACATGTATTGTTCCTCCTGACCATTTTACGCTTCAAGATCAAGATCGTATTGAAATTGAGATCCCCGAGATCGGGGTGCTTTCCAATCCAGTAAAATCGTCGGCTCATCAAACAATTACAAATAAATAA
- the tnpC gene encoding IS66 family transposase — translation MLTVQQAVLTVESLISKVQQQKQLIHQLIQENEHLRQENKQLRKENEQLKYRVQELEARTKKNSSNSHLPPSSDRFEKKRSSREPSDKKPGGQEGHEGTTLRQVEHPHHRVVHRVHTCQGCGSSLRDVKPFKVDVRQVFDLPPVTMEVTQHEREVKSCPHCRCVQQAEFPSHVTNHVQYGPRITALVVYLYNIQMIPYQRLRDMMEELYQHPISTGTLVNMVKRGREALEPNMDIIEEALLQSDILHVDETSLRIDGKQAWVHVACTSAYTYLAPHASRGKKATDEIGILPRYKGTMMHDAFGTYPRYTEATHALCHAHHLRDLKGFIEQGHTWAKRMTTFLLNAKQVVEQHGGFLPEEEAKRWEHVYDRILEKANHQLEGMTPLPKKALSFVRRLQKRKEEALRFLREAHVPFDNNQAERDLRMVKVKENISGTFRQETFAQSFCIARSIVSTLTKHEKNVWDSLCLLLTGETIDRVLSAT, via the coding sequence ATGTTGACGGTACAACAAGCTGTATTGACGGTTGAAAGCTTAATCAGCAAAGTCCAACAACAAAAACAGCTCATTCATCAACTCATTCAAGAAAATGAACATTTGCGTCAAGAAAACAAACAGCTACGCAAAGAAAATGAACAACTGAAGTATCGTGTTCAAGAGCTGGAAGCACGCACGAAAAAAAACAGCTCTAATAGCCATCTGCCCCCATCTTCTGACCGTTTTGAGAAAAAGCGTTCCTCTCGTGAACCGTCTGACAAAAAGCCTGGCGGACAGGAGGGACATGAGGGAACGACGCTCCGTCAAGTGGAACATCCACATCATCGTGTCGTCCATCGCGTACATACGTGTCAAGGATGCGGGTCTTCTTTGCGTGACGTAAAACCGTTCAAAGTCGATGTCCGTCAAGTGTTTGATCTGCCTCCCGTGACGATGGAAGTGACACAACATGAACGCGAAGTGAAATCATGTCCACATTGCCGATGCGTGCAACAAGCCGAGTTCCCATCACACGTCACCAATCATGTGCAATATGGTCCACGGATCACGGCGCTTGTCGTGTATTTATACAACATACAAATGATTCCATATCAACGTTTACGTGACATGATGGAAGAGCTATATCAACATCCGATCAGCACAGGAACACTTGTCAATATGGTCAAACGAGGTCGCGAAGCACTCGAACCAAACATGGACATCATCGAGGAAGCATTGCTTCAATCGGACATCTTGCATGTCGATGAAACGAGCTTGCGGATCGATGGCAAACAGGCCTGGGTTCATGTCGCCTGTACATCCGCATATACGTACTTAGCTCCTCACGCTTCTCGTGGAAAGAAAGCAACCGATGAAATCGGGATTCTTCCACGATATAAAGGAACGATGATGCATGATGCATTCGGTACATACCCGAGATACACCGAAGCCACACATGCCCTTTGTCATGCCCATCATTTACGTGACTTGAAAGGATTCATCGAACAAGGGCATACATGGGCAAAACGGATGACCACGTTTCTATTAAATGCCAAACAAGTGGTCGAACAACATGGTGGCTTTCTTCCTGAAGAAGAAGCGAAACGTTGGGAGCACGTGTATGATCGCATACTCGAGAAAGCCAACCATCAGTTGGAAGGGATGACACCGTTGCCGAAAAAAGCGCTCTCCTTCGTTCGGCGACTTCAAAAACGAAAGGAAGAAGCGTTGCGCTTTTTGCGTGAAGCTCACGTTCCTTTTGACAACAACCAAGCCGAACGGGATCTTCGCATGGTCAAAGTCAAAGAGAACATCTCGGGTACATTTCGTCAGGAAACGTTCGCGCAGTCGTTTTGCATCGCAAGGAGCATCGTTTCCACACTCACCAAGCACGAAAAAAACGTGTGGGACTCGTTGTGTCTTCTGTTGACAGGCGAAACGATAGATCGTGTTCTTTCCGCTACGTAG
- a CDS encoding IclR family transcriptional regulator codes for MPLIQAVDRALRILDLFDEYETELKITEISERMQLHKSTVHSLLKTLQHHHYIEQNPENGKYRLGMKLFERGNLVIRHLDIRSVSKKYLIDISIKTGNTVHLVILDGKEGIYIDKVEGTSGTVLYSRIGRRVPIHSSAVGKVLVAFKSDKELEELLNGYVYERHTANTITSEEEFLKELEKVRNNGYALDREENEPGITCAAVPIRDHSGNVIAAISISQPSAKVNDIVLNEEIRLLQNAAGLISKEMGCVKHGSLSI; via the coding sequence TTGCCATTAATTCAAGCAGTCGATCGTGCTCTCCGTATTTTAGATTTATTTGACGAGTATGAGACAGAGCTGAAAATTACCGAGATTAGCGAAAGAATGCAACTTCATAAAAGTACGGTGCATTCTTTGCTGAAAACGTTGCAGCATCATCATTATATCGAGCAGAATCCAGAAAACGGAAAATACAGGCTGGGAATGAAGCTGTTTGAGAGGGGAAATTTAGTTATTCGCCATCTTGATATCCGCTCTGTTTCCAAAAAATATTTGATTGACATCTCAATCAAGACGGGGAACACAGTCCATTTGGTCATCTTGGATGGAAAAGAAGGAATTTATATCGACAAGGTGGAAGGAACTTCGGGTACAGTTTTGTACTCAAGAATCGGAAGAAGAGTCCCCATTCATAGCAGTGCAGTAGGAAAGGTGTTGGTTGCCTTTAAAAGCGATAAAGAACTTGAAGAATTGTTGAATGGCTATGTTTATGAGCGCCATACCGCTAATACTATAACTAGTGAAGAGGAATTCCTTAAAGAACTCGAGAAAGTAAGGAACAATGGTTATGCTCTCGATAGGGAAGAAAATGAACCAGGCATCACTTGTGCAGCTGTCCCGATTCGTGACCATTCCGGGAACGTCATTGCGGCGATTAGCATATCCCAGCCTTCCGCTAAAGTGAACGATATCGTGCTAAACGAGGAAATTCGCTTATTGCAAAACGCAGCCGGACTGATCTCAAAGGAAATGGGATGTGTTAAACATGGCAGTTTATCTATATAA
- a CDS encoding lactate racemase domain-containing protein, giving the protein MKIINDMLKGIPIPKMVKVRQNFYAPEIPDVPEAVHQSIHQANVLHRISPGDQVAIAVGSRGVADIPIIVREVVNAVKQAGGNPFIVPAMGSHGGATAEGQKEVLVHLGVTEEFVGAPIRSSMDVIKVGRLENGLPVYVDKFAYEADKIIVINRVKPHTAFRGPVESGLMKMITIGLGKQKGAEAAHQYSFKYMARHVVDMARIVINKAPIIFGMAILENAYDRPAKIVAVPAERFETVEPELLLEAKSLMPRIMFNPIDVLVVDEIGKDISGDGMDPNITGRYATPYASGGPEVTRIVVLSLSEKTDGNANGIGLADITTKKVKEQIIWEKGYANALTSTVVSVVKLPMFLETEELAVKAAIKTCNAFDMSKVRMVRIKNTLALREIWISESLLDEARQMEEIEVLSAPLKMDFSN; this is encoded by the coding sequence ATGAAGATAATCAATGACATGCTTAAAGGCATACCTATCCCGAAGATGGTAAAGGTGAGGCAAAATTTTTATGCGCCTGAAATTCCCGATGTTCCTGAGGCAGTTCATCAAAGCATCCATCAAGCCAATGTTCTTCATAGAATTTCTCCGGGTGATCAGGTCGCTATTGCCGTCGGAAGCCGTGGTGTTGCCGATATCCCGATTATTGTCCGGGAAGTCGTGAATGCAGTAAAACAAGCAGGTGGCAATCCGTTCATCGTGCCGGCTATGGGCAGCCATGGGGGAGCGACCGCTGAGGGACAGAAAGAGGTACTCGTTCATTTAGGGGTTACCGAGGAATTTGTAGGGGCACCGATTCGTTCGAGCATGGATGTGATCAAAGTAGGGAGATTGGAAAATGGCTTGCCTGTTTATGTAGATAAATTCGCATACGAGGCAGATAAAATTATTGTCATCAATCGGGTGAAGCCCCACACAGCTTTTCGGGGCCCAGTTGAAAGCGGATTGATGAAAATGATTACGATCGGTCTTGGCAAGCAAAAAGGGGCAGAAGCTGCCCATCAATACAGTTTCAAGTACATGGCCCGACATGTGGTTGATATGGCTAGGATTGTTATTAACAAAGCACCGATTATTTTTGGAATGGCTATTCTAGAGAATGCATATGACCGCCCCGCCAAGATTGTTGCGGTTCCTGCCGAGCGCTTTGAAACGGTGGAACCCGAGTTATTGCTTGAAGCAAAATCGCTGATGCCGCGAATTATGTTTAACCCTATTGATGTACTCGTAGTAGATGAAATCGGGAAAGACATTTCGGGAGACGGGATGGATCCGAACATTACCGGCAGATACGCGACTCCATATGCGAGCGGCGGCCCGGAAGTGACGCGGATCGTTGTGTTGAGCCTGTCTGAAAAAACGGATGGCAATGCCAATGGAATTGGCCTCGCCGATATTACGACAAAGAAAGTGAAGGAACAAATTATTTGGGAAAAGGGATATGCAAATGCTCTAACAAGCACAGTAGTTTCTGTAGTGAAATTGCCGATGTTTCTAGAAACAGAAGAACTGGCGGTGAAAGCAGCGATTAAAACATGCAATGCTTTTGATATGAGCAAGGTGAGAATGGTTAGAATCAAAAATACGCTGGCACTTAGGGAGATTTGGATTTCGGAAAGTCTTTTAGATGAGGCGCGCCAAATGGAAGAGATTGAGGTTTTATCAGCGCCGCTGAAAATGGACTTTTCAAATTGA
- the larB gene encoding nickel pincer cofactor biosynthesis protein LarB, producing MNEIIKETLEKLKEGHISVEEAYQTLITYDDIGYATLDVQREKRKGFPEIIFGEGKCKEHLLGIFERLMKFHKKVLATRVDQEKAAYLAANLQERYPEESFHYHDDCKIFYWVSQDHIEVKKPGYIAVVSAGTSDCPVAEEAAVTAELLGCEVKRIYDVGVAGIHRLFDKIDIIEHSRAIIVVAGMEGALASVVGGLVSKPIIAVPTSIGYGANFQGLSALLTMLNSCASGISVVNIDNGFGAGYYAAAIMSVIEQSIADAMKLGREEG from the coding sequence ATGAACGAGATCATCAAAGAAACACTTGAAAAGCTAAAAGAGGGGCATATTTCCGTAGAGGAAGCATATCAAACGTTAATCACATACGATGATATCGGGTATGCAACATTAGATGTTCAACGGGAGAAGAGAAAAGGATTCCCTGAAATCATTTTTGGGGAAGGGAAATGCAAAGAACATTTGCTTGGCATTTTCGAAAGGTTAATGAAATTCCATAAAAAAGTGCTTGCCACACGCGTTGACCAAGAAAAAGCGGCTTACTTGGCTGCTAATCTGCAAGAGCGTTATCCTGAGGAATCTTTTCACTATCACGATGATTGTAAGATTTTCTATTGGGTTTCTCAAGATCATATAGAAGTAAAGAAACCTGGATATATAGCGGTTGTTAGCGCCGGAACATCGGATTGTCCTGTTGCTGAGGAAGCGGCAGTGACAGCCGAATTATTAGGATGTGAGGTTAAACGAATATATGATGTGGGGGTTGCAGGGATTCACCGGTTGTTCGACAAAATCGATATTATCGAGCATTCTCGTGCCATCATCGTAGTTGCAGGGATGGAGGGAGCGCTCGCAAGTGTAGTAGGGGGGCTTGTCTCAAAACCTATCATTGCTGTTCCTACGAGTATAGGGTATGGCGCTAACTTTCAGGGCCTTTCTGCCCTGCTTACTATGTTGAACTCATGTGCTAGCGGCATTTCTGTTGTGAATATTGACAACGGTTTCGGCGCCGGATATTATGCAGCTGCTATTATGTCTGTCATTGAGCAGTCCATTGCTGATGCAATGAAGCTAGGGAGAGAAGAAGGATGA
- the larE gene encoding ATP-dependent sacrificial sulfur transferase LarE, with protein MEEHLLRKRERLIHLLKDMGSVLVAFSGGVDSTFLLAMAKEALGNRVLAVTAVSETFPTREVQLASKLAEQIGVNHLKIQINELENDDFVKNDFHRCFHCKNNLYTHLRELVREYGDVYTVVDGSNMDDLGEYRPGLQAARELGVRSPLQEAELYKSEIRILSKEMGLETWNKPSFACLSSRIPYGQKITKEKIEQLDQSEEFLLGLGFRQLRVRHHGEIARIEVLPEEMELVIKHRQEIHSKLKELGFLYVTLDLRGYRSGSMNEVLEKGMVR; from the coding sequence TTGGAGGAACATTTACTGCGGAAAAGAGAACGGCTTATCCATCTGCTTAAGGATATGGGAAGTGTGTTAGTGGCCTTTTCCGGTGGAGTAGATAGCACGTTTTTATTAGCGATGGCAAAAGAAGCGCTTGGCAATCGGGTGCTGGCTGTTACAGCTGTTTCAGAAACATTCCCGACTCGTGAAGTACAGTTGGCATCTAAACTCGCCGAGCAAATAGGAGTTAACCACTTAAAGATTCAAATTAATGAGCTGGAAAATGACGACTTTGTTAAAAATGATTTTCATCGCTGTTTCCACTGCAAAAACAATTTGTATACCCATCTAAGGGAGTTAGTTCGAGAATATGGGGACGTGTACACAGTTGTTGATGGTTCTAACATGGATGACTTGGGGGAATACCGTCCCGGGCTTCAGGCGGCAAGGGAGTTGGGCGTCCGCAGCCCGCTTCAGGAAGCGGAGCTTTACAAAAGTGAAATTCGAATCCTATCAAAGGAAATGGGATTAGAAACGTGGAATAAGCCATCGTTTGCCTGTTTATCGTCCCGCATTCCTTACGGTCAGAAAATTACTAAGGAAAAAATTGAACAGCTTGATCAGTCTGAAGAATTTCTTTTGGGCCTTGGTTTCCGTCAACTCCGTGTTCGACACCATGGGGAAATAGCAAGAATAGAAGTGTTGCCGGAAGAGATGGAGCTTGTGATTAAGCACCGCCAAGAGATTCACAGCAAGTTAAAGGAGTTAGGTTTTTTGTATGTAACGCTTGATTTAAGAGGATACAGATCCGGAAGCATGAACGAGGTTTTAGAAAAAGGAATGGTCAGATGA
- the gucD gene encoding alpha-ketoglutaric semialdehyde dehydrogenase GucD, whose product MTVQTEVKTYLNYINGSWVSSVSNKVEASINPANKNDIVGYVQRSALEDLNEAVAAAKQAQKSWWKRSGVERGEYLYKAANILEQRLNEIAETMTREMGKTFAEAKAETMRGVHILRYYAGEGVRKIGDVIPSSDNEGLMFTTRVPLGVVGVISPWNFPVAIPIWKMAPALIYGNTVVLKPASETAVTAAKVIECFHEAGFPKGVVNMVCGSGSVIGQGIANHPDINGVTFTGSNSVGKQVGKAAFERGAKYQLEMGGKNPVIVAKDADLDLAVEGTISGGLRSTGQKCTATSRVFIEREVYEPFKEKLLERVKQLKIGNGMDHETWMGPCASESQLNTVLSYIEKGKSEGAKLIYGGKRCLEGELANGFYVEPTIFEDVDIHMTIAREEIFGPVLALIKVDSIEEAIELANDTEYGLSASIYTNNIGNVLEFIKEIDAGLVKVNAETAGVEFQAPFGGMKQSSSHSREQGQAAIEFFTSIKTVFVKA is encoded by the coding sequence ATGACTGTGCAAACTGAAGTCAAAACTTATTTGAACTACATCAACGGCAGCTGGGTAAGTTCCGTCAGCAACAAAGTAGAGGCAAGCATCAATCCGGCTAATAAGAATGATATTGTCGGATACGTTCAACGCTCTGCTTTAGAAGATTTGAACGAGGCAGTGGCGGCAGCCAAGCAGGCACAAAAATCATGGTGGAAGCGGTCCGGGGTAGAGAGAGGGGAGTATTTGTATAAAGCGGCGAATATCCTGGAACAGCGCCTTAATGAAATTGCCGAAACAATGACAAGGGAAATGGGGAAAACATTCGCGGAAGCAAAAGCGGAGACGATGAGAGGCGTCCATATATTGCGCTACTATGCGGGCGAAGGGGTCCGGAAAATTGGCGACGTGATTCCATCGAGTGACAATGAAGGACTCATGTTTACCACTCGCGTCCCGCTTGGGGTGGTTGGAGTTATTTCGCCATGGAATTTCCCTGTAGCGATTCCGATATGGAAAATGGCGCCCGCTCTTATATATGGAAATACAGTGGTGCTCAAGCCAGCGAGCGAAACGGCCGTTACGGCGGCGAAAGTCATCGAGTGCTTCCATGAGGCCGGCTTCCCGAAAGGGGTTGTCAATATGGTGTGCGGTTCTGGCTCGGTGATTGGCCAAGGAATCGCGAATCACCCGGATATCAATGGCGTGACATTTACCGGATCCAATAGTGTTGGGAAACAAGTTGGGAAAGCCGCTTTTGAGCGCGGGGCAAAATACCAATTGGAAATGGGAGGAAAAAATCCGGTTATTGTTGCTAAAGACGCCGATTTAGACCTTGCGGTGGAAGGCACCATCAGCGGCGGTTTGCGTTCGACGGGGCAAAAGTGTACGGCTACCAGCCGCGTCTTTATTGAGAGGGAAGTGTATGAACCATTTAAAGAAAAACTTCTTGAACGGGTGAAGCAGCTGAAAATCGGAAATGGAATGGATCATGAAACATGGATGGGGCCATGCGCTAGCGAGTCGCAGTTAAATACCGTTCTGTCCTATATTGAAAAAGGAAAATCTGAAGGCGCCAAACTTATTTATGGAGGAAAGAGATGCCTAGAGGGTGAACTTGCTAATGGTTTTTATGTAGAGCCAACGATCTTTGAGGATGTTGACATCCATATGACGATCGCACGCGAAGAGATATTCGGCCCTGTGCTGGCGTTGATCAAAGTTGACAGTATCGAAGAGGCCATCGAGCTGGCTAATGATACTGAATACGGTTTAAGTGCATCGATTTATACGAACAATATTGGGAATGTTCTGGAGTTTATTAAGGAAATTGATGCAGGGTTAGTAAAAGTCAATGCCGAAACTGCAGGGGTGGAGTTCCAAGCGCCATTTGGCGGAATGAAGCAATCGAGCTCCCATTCGAGAGAACAAGGGCAGGCGGCCATCGAGTTTTTTACATCCATTAAAACGGTATTTGTTAAGGCATAA
- a CDS encoding TRAP transporter small permease, producing the protein MDLFKKLGRLMNNILNVLMALTLAVMCILVFGNVVLRYGFNSGITWSEEMSRFLFIWMVFFGAIGALKDHDHLGVDTLLKKLPAGAKRIVFVVSNAIVLYVLYLLLDGSWKITISSLGSRAPATGLPLAFIYGTGLIVSVGMGIIVLFHIYQALFRPEAIEELTRMKESEEEIMEAVHEEMVESHHRPKQGFAGGER; encoded by the coding sequence ATGGATTTGTTCAAGAAGCTAGGAAGGTTAATGAATAATATTTTAAATGTATTGATGGCATTAACACTTGCTGTCATGTGTATTTTAGTATTCGGTAATGTCGTTTTACGCTACGGATTTAATTCCGGTATAACATGGTCCGAAGAAATGTCGCGCTTTTTATTCATTTGGATGGTATTTTTTGGGGCGATTGGCGCTTTGAAAGATCACGACCATTTAGGAGTCGATACACTGTTGAAGAAGCTGCCGGCTGGCGCCAAGCGAATCGTCTTTGTGGTCAGCAACGCGATCGTACTTTATGTGCTCTATCTGCTTCTTGACGGAAGCTGGAAGATTACGATCAGCAGTTTAGGAAGCAGAGCTCCAGCTACAGGGTTGCCGCTGGCGTTTATCTACGGAACCGGGTTGATCGTCAGTGTTGGCATGGGCATCATTGTACTATTTCATATTTATCAAGCTCTTTTTCGTCCTGAGGCGATCGAAGAGCTCACTAGAATGAAAGAATCGGAAGAAGAAATTATGGAAGCGGTTCATGAAGAGATGGTGGAATCGCATCATCGGCCGAAACAAGGTTTCGCCGGAGGTGAGAGGTAA
- a CDS encoding TRAP transporter large permease subunit produces the protein MALVIFVGSLIGVMALGMPIAFALLVSGVALMLYLDIFDTQIIAQNLINGADSFPMMAIPFFILAGELMNAGGISKRIIHFALLLVGHIRGGLGYVAIIASVLFAGLSGSAVADTAALGAILIPMMVKAGYNRNRSAGLIAAGGIIAPIIPPSIPMIIFGVTSGVSITKLFMAGIVPGLLIGICLAVCWWFVVRKDSVEVFPRKSAKEILSATRQAVWALLLPAIIVGGLRGGVFTPTEAAVVAAFYALFVGLFIYRELKIRDLFKVLVAAAKTTSVVMFLVAAAMVSAWLITVANIPAIVTDILGPFIDNKLLLLLAINALVLLVGTAMDLTPTVLILTPVLMPIIEKAGIDPVYFGVLFILNNCIGLLTPPVGTVLNVACGVGKIGMEDIMKGIWPFLLVEILVLLLLILFPSIVTVPLQWFIGN, from the coding sequence ATGGCATTAGTCATTTTTGTCGGCTCGTTGATTGGTGTTATGGCGCTGGGGATGCCGATCGCGTTTGCGCTATTGGTCAGCGGCGTCGCACTGATGCTTTATTTAGATATTTTTGATACGCAGATCATTGCCCAAAACTTGATTAATGGCGCCGACAGCTTCCCGATGATGGCGATTCCTTTCTTTATTCTTGCTGGAGAACTGATGAATGCCGGCGGAATTTCCAAGCGAATCATTCATTTTGCGCTGTTGCTTGTCGGCCATATTCGCGGCGGATTAGGGTATGTGGCGATCATCGCCAGCGTTTTGTTTGCCGGTTTGTCCGGCTCTGCGGTGGCAGACACTGCAGCGCTTGGCGCCATTCTTATTCCGATGATGGTCAAGGCCGGGTATAATCGCAACCGTTCTGCCGGTCTCATTGCCGCTGGCGGTATTATTGCCCCGATCATTCCGCCAAGCATTCCGATGATCATTTTCGGGGTCACGAGCGGTGTGTCGATCACAAAATTGTTTATGGCTGGCATCGTTCCAGGGCTTTTGATCGGGATATGTTTGGCCGTATGCTGGTGGTTTGTGGTAAGAAAAGATTCAGTCGAAGTATTTCCGCGCAAATCAGCCAAAGAAATCTTGTCGGCGACCCGTCAGGCTGTTTGGGCGCTTCTATTGCCGGCTATTATCGTTGGAGGGCTTCGCGGGGGAGTCTTTACGCCTACGGAGGCGGCGGTTGTTGCCGCGTTTTATGCATTGTTTGTCGGCTTGTTCATTTACCGTGAACTCAAAATCCGGGATTTGTTTAAGGTGCTGGTCGCGGCGGCCAAAACAACGAGTGTGGTCATGTTTCTTGTGGCGGCAGCCATGGTGTCGGCATGGCTGATCACGGTCGCCAATATTCCAGCCATTGTGACGGATATACTTGGACCGTTTATTGATAATAAGCTATTGCTTCTGTTGGCCATTAATGCGCTCGTTTTACTGGTAGGAACGGCCATGGATTTGACGCCTACTGTTTTGATTCTTACTCCCGTGTTAATGCCGATTATTGAAAAAGCGGGGATTGATCCCGTATACTTCGGGGTGCTGTTTATCCTGAACAACTGTATCGGGTTGCTCACCCCTCCGGTCGGTACGGTGTTGAACGTAGCTTGCGGAGTCGGAAAAATCGGGATGGAAGACATTATGAAGGGGATATGGCCATTTTTGCTAGTAGAAATTCTCGTTCTACTATTACTGATTTTGTTCCCGTCCATCGTTACCGTGCCGCTCCAATGGTTTATAGGCAATTAA